Below is a window of Mycolicibacterium rhodesiae NBB3 DNA.
CGTGTCGACGGTTGCTGACCCGAACGTTCACACATGTGAAATTTCTATGCGGGCGGTGCCTGCTCGCTGTGAGGCCGCGAGAATGGCCAGGTGGCGTCTGCGCCAGCCGGAGATTGTGGCCCCCGCCGCGCCGATGGTTTCACCGCTATGAGGAGGAGCCCAAGAGCGCTGCCCGCTGGTACTCGGTCGGCGCGGCCAGTCGGTAGCGCGACTGCGTGCGGCGATGCCGCCGATTTGATCGCGGCATGCAGGTCGCACGGGTGGGCGCGTAATGGTTCGCAGCCACGGCTGATCGGGGAACACGCCGACCTCCGATGAGGAGGCCATCACCCGCATCCTCGACGCCGTCGACGAGATCATCGCCGACGCGGTCACGGCGGTCATCGAAGGCTTGGTCTTCGCGATCGAGAACCTCACAAAGGATGAACGCATCGGTTTCATGATGACCAGCCGGTCGCGTGGTGAAGTCACGCCGTCGCTCACCTCCGATACGGCGCTGTCGTTCAGTCGGTCCATGCTGCACCGCTACGAAGTGGATTGGGAAGCAAACGGTTTCGACGACGAGGCCCTTGTCGAACTGTCCGAGTTCTGCCTTCGCGTGCTTTACTTGTTTCTCATCGACACGGCCAAAGCCCCGCGCCACGGCGACAACCCCCGCACATACCTGGCCCGCTGGGTGGGTCCGGCGGTCATCTATCCGCGCTTTGCCGACGCGATGGGCGCGATCACCAAAGTCGCTTCACCGTCCCCTCGGTCGCGGCGCCGTTCGGCGTCCTGAATCCACGGACCTTGTTACCATCGCGCCGTGGTCGACTCGTCAACGCATTCCCGACGTGACGTCCTCAAATATGCCGCCACCGCACCGGCTCTACTGATCGTCGGCTCGGCGGTCGCGACACTGAGCGGCCAGAAGGCATACGCGGCGCCCATGAAGCTCATCGACTTCACGCACCGATTGGTCCCCCCGGAACAGATCAAAGCCGCGGGCTTCGACGGTGCCCTGGTCTACGTGTCCGAATTACGGCCAGGCGCAGACTTCGATTTCAAGCCCGTCACTCGCGAGTATGCCGACGCGCTGCGGGCCGAGGGTCTCCAAGTCGTCAGCTGCTATCAGTACGGAAAACCCAACTGGCCCAATGCGCCGTCGGATTACACCCGCGGCTACGACGGTGGCGTCGCGGACGGACAGACCGGAATGCGGCTGCACACCGCCGCCGGCGGGCCCGATTCCGCGC
It encodes the following:
- a CDS encoding DUF1906 domain-containing protein, producing the protein MVDSSTHSRRDVLKYAATAPALLIVGSAVATLSGQKAYAAPMKLIDFTHRLVPPEQIKAAGFDGALVYVSELRPGADFDFKPVTREYADALRAEGLQVVSCYQYGKPNWPNAPSDYTRGYDGGVADGQTGMRLHTAAGGPDSAPIFFSVDEDIDLDTWNSVAVEWFRGINSVLGVNRTGIYGHAQACAWAIQDGVIGASTTPGHAWAWQTRAWSDGEREPAAVLYQDVIVTPDDPGVILANTSVDVDIVLAPDFGQWSLPR